The following proteins are encoded in a genomic region of Nycticebus coucang isolate mNycCou1 chromosome 17, mNycCou1.pri, whole genome shotgun sequence:
- the MFAP3 gene encoding microfibril-associated glycoprotein 3, with protein MKPHCCLFTLVVSVTVPTAFVLEDADFNQMAPRRENHSSYNVSFPPSFELSPSSHSGDDVIIAKEGSSVSMECLLTAGHYEDVHWYNSKGQQLDGRGRGGKWLVSDNFLNITSVAFDDRGLYTCFVTSPTHASYSVTLRVIFTSGDMSVYYMIVCLIAFTITLILNVTRLCMMSSHLRKTEKAINEFFRTEGAEKLQKAFEIAKRIPIITSAKTLELAKVTQFKTMEFARYIEELARSVPLPPLILNCRAFVEEMFEAVRVDDPDDMGERIKERPALNAQSGIFVINPEMGRSNSPGGDSDDGSLNEQGQEIAVQVSVHLQSETKSIDTDSQDSSHFSPPDDIGSAESNKDGAYENSQL; from the exons ATGAAGCCACATTGTTGCTTATTCACTTTAGTGGTGAGTGTTACTGTGCCAACTGCTTTTGTTTTGGAAGATGCAGACTTCAACCAAATGGCCCCACGGAGAGAAAATCACAGTTCTTACAATGTATCATTTCCCCCAAGCTTTGAACTCTCACCAAGTTCCCACTCAGgtgatgatgtcatcatagcCAAAGAGGGAAGTAGTGTTTCAATGGAGTGTCTTCTCACAGCTGGTCACTATGAAGATGTCCATTGGTACAACTCAAAAGGACAGCAACTGGATGGCAGAGGCAGAG GTGGAAAATGGTTGGTTTCTGATAACTTCCTAAACATCACCAGCGTAGCCTTTGATGACCGTGGGCTCTATACGTGTTTCGTCACCTCTCCAACTCATGCCTCCTACTCTGTCACCCTACGTGTTATCTTCACCTCGGGAGACATGAGTGTCTATTACATGATTGTTTGCCTGATTGCCTTTACAATCACTCTTATCTTGAATGTCACACGGCTGTGCATGATGAGCAGCCATCTTCGCAAGACCGAGAAGGCCATCAATGAATTCTTTAGAACCGAAGGGGCTGAGAAACTTCAGAAGGCCTTTGAGATTGCAAAACGAATCCCCATCATCACCTCAGCCAAAACTCTAGAGCTCGCCAAAGTTACACAGTTTAAGACCATGGAGTTTGCACGTTACATTGAAGAACTGGCAAGAAGTGTTCCTCTTCCACCCCTTATTCTGAACTGCCGAGCCTTTGTAGAGGAAATGTTTGAGGCCGTGCGAGTAGATGACCCTGATGACATGGGAGAAAGAATTAAAGAGAGACCTGCCTTGAATGCTCAAAGCGGCATATTTGTCATTAACCCAGAGATGGGGCGGAGTAATTCACCAGGAGGAGATTCAGATGATGGCTCTCTGAATGAACAAGGCCAGGAGATAGCAGTTCAGGTTTCTGTCCATCTTCAGTCAGAGACAAAAAGTATTGATACAGATTCTCAAGACAGCAGTCATTTCAGCCCACCTGATGATATAGGATCTGCTGAATCTAACAAAGATGGGGCATATGAAAACTCTCAGCTATAG